The following proteins come from a genomic window of Candidatus Angelobacter sp.:
- a CDS encoding tRNA (cytidine(34)-2'-O)-methyltransferase, with protein MNVVLVEPEIPPNTGNVARLCAATHTTLHLIEPFGFKLDDKQLKRAGMDYWQHVEWHRWPNWAAFRNQLPSGARLWLIESGGPTLYTQARFAPDDYLVFGRETAGLPKKLLEEKRDSWLRIPMFNPESRSLNLSNCAALVLFEALRQQGFQGGK; from the coding sequence ATGAACGTTGTTTTGGTCGAACCGGAAATTCCGCCGAACACGGGCAACGTGGCGCGGTTGTGCGCCGCCACGCATACCACGCTCCATCTGATCGAGCCATTCGGATTCAAGCTCGATGACAAACAACTGAAACGCGCTGGAATGGATTACTGGCAGCACGTGGAGTGGCATCGGTGGCCGAACTGGGCTGCGTTTCGAAATCAACTTCCGTCCGGCGCGCGGCTTTGGTTGATCGAATCGGGCGGGCCGACGCTTTACACTCAAGCCCGTTTTGCGCCGGATGATTACCTGGTGTTCGGGCGGGAAACCGCGGGGCTGCCGAAAAAGCTGCTGGAAGAAAAGCGCGATAGCTGGCTGCGCATCCCGATGTTCAATCCGGAATCGCGCTCTCTGAATCTTTCGAATTGCGCTGCGCTGGTGTTGTTCGAGGCTCTGCGACAGCAGGGGTTTCAGGGCGGAAAATGA
- a CDS encoding PTS sugar transporter subunit IIA has translation MAGSGQKRLLLGDLISPTTVELRLRGRQRDDVLAELVAKIPEIADRPQDRQTLLRALQEREQLHSTGIGDGVALPHARNALVGLVAKPVVVFGRHDQGIAFGAIDARPAHLFFLLVTTTVAQHLGILARISRLIRDPKLRQSLSSVDKPEKIIALIKEAETAL, from the coding sequence ATGGCAGGGTCCGGGCAAAAGCGGCTTCTCCTGGGCGATTTGATCTCCCCCACCACGGTCGAATTGCGTTTGCGCGGTCGCCAACGCGACGACGTGCTCGCCGAGCTTGTCGCTAAGATTCCGGAGATCGCGGACCGCCCACAAGACAGGCAAACCCTCCTCCGTGCCCTGCAGGAGCGGGAGCAACTCCACAGCACCGGCATTGGCGACGGCGTGGCCCTGCCCCATGCGCGCAATGCGCTGGTCGGCCTCGTGGCAAAACCAGTGGTCGTCTTTGGCCGGCACGACCAGGGGATCGCGTTCGGCGCGATCGACGCCAGGCCCGCCCATCTTTTCTTTCTGCTGGTCACGACCACCGTGGCGCAACACCTCGGGATTCTCGCCCGCATCAGCCGGCTCATTCGTGATCCCAAACTGCGACAGAGCCTGAGCTCCGTCGACAAACCGGAAAAAATCATTGCGCTCATCAAGGAGGCTGAAACCGCGCTGTGA